Proteins from a genomic interval of Cucumis melo cultivar AY chromosome 7, USDA_Cmelo_AY_1.0, whole genome shotgun sequence:
- the LOC103502500 gene encoding OVARIAN TUMOR DOMAIN-containing deubiquitinating enzyme 11, with protein sequence MTDNYSNLSVSSSSSLNSSFQDTEDDHTIARILAEEENLKFDNKLGKRLSHLDSIPHTPRVNGEIPNVNDATLDHERLSGRLVTYGLAELQMEGDGNCQFRALADQLFRNPDYHKHVRKAVIKQLKKFRKLYEGYVPMKYKTYLKKMKKSGEWGDHVTLQAAADRFGAKICLVTSFRDTCYIEILPKDNSPHKELWLSFWCEVHYNSLYASGDLPTRTPRRKHWLSLF encoded by the exons ATGACTGATAACTACAGCAACTTAAGTGTAAGCTCGAGCTCAAGTTTGAATAGCAGCTTTCAGGACACTGAGGATGATCATACAATTGCCAGAATCTTGGCAGAGGAAGAAAACTTGAAGTTTGATAACAAGCTCGGGAAGAGACTCTCTCATCTGGATTCCATCCCT CATACTCCTCGGGTTAATGGGGAAATACCAAACGTTAATGATGCAACCTTAGACCATGAACGGCTGTCAGGAAG ACTTGTCACATATGGTTTAGCGGAGCTACAGATGGAAGGTGATGGGAATTGCCAG TTTCGGGCATTAGCAGATCAATTATTTCGAAATCCTGATTACCACAAGCATGTAAGAAAGGCAGTCATCAAACAG TTAAAGAAATTCAGAAAACTATATGAAGGCTATGTTCCAATGAAGTACAAAACCTACCTCAAGAAGATGAAAAA ATCAGGTGAATGGGGAGATCACGTTACTCTACAAGCAGCTGCAGACAGA TTTGGTGCAAAAATTTGCTTAGTCACATCTTTCCGAGACACCTGTTATATCGAGATCCTCCCCAAAGACAATAGTCCCCACAAAG AACTTTGGCTGAGCTTTTGGTGTGAAGTGCATTACAATTCATTGTATGCCAGTGGAG ATCTTCCTACAAGAACGCCGAGAAGAAAACATTGGCTTTCGCTTTTCTAA